Genomic segment of Polycladomyces abyssicola:
ATAAAAGGCAGGATCACGGCTTTTGTCAGCTTAAAAATTCAATTCGACAATTGTTTCCATCGAAACGAAAATATTAAAATCTGATCACGAATTTTTGTTTCGAGGTGATTTCGTGGTAGTATGTAGTTGTCGAACTAATACAGAAGTACGAAATAAGTCGTACATCTTAGCAGCATCGACAGAGGCGAACAATCGAGTCCCCGGTGTGACACGGTCGGGAGCTTGTATGCGGATGTAATCATGTTGGACAAACCGTTCCAACATACTCCGCCATTGTTGTTCGCTTCCGAGATGCTCACGAAATGATGCGTGGAGTTGATTGACCGATACGACGGGAGGCGATTGACGCCTCATCTCCGGATCCAAACGGGGATAGATCAACAGTCCCCACAAGATGACCAAAGCCGCTTTGGAGGTGATGTCCCAATCGCGATGAACAGGCACTTCAGAACTGTTCTCCTCATGACGGTTGCCGGAAAGCGGATAACGGGTTGTCAGTAATGAACTGATTTCATTCACTCTCAATTCCAATTCCACGTCCTCCTTCCTTGGCTGACAACAAATATTTTCATAAGTGCTTCGGATATGTATGAAAATCCATATTCAGTATCTGTATGGGCAATTTGGTTGACAATTATACTTTTTTAATCATATTTTTGGTTATTACTAGTGTTGATTCCCTTTTTTATGTTGATTATGGAGAAAAACCTCGTTTTCAAACTAAAATTTAGTCGAAAAAAGGAGTATATTAGTGGAAAAGGTTGTTTCAATTTTGTTATATTGAAATAGAGAAATTATTAAGGCTGAGAGGGGGAAACACATGTTTGACACAAAAAAAGGAAAATATACAGATGAAGAAAACGAAACGATCATAGAGGCGATTAACCGGGGATTGGCCCAAGGTCGCCGTGAGCGGGACATTTTAAAAGAACTGGCTGATACTTTGAACCGCGGCTACGCTGGTATCATGTCTCACGTACGCAAACTACGGACGGAATTCCCGGAACGATTTCCATCAAATTACCAAAATGGCCATTCCCCCAATGGTCGAATGAACAGTTGGTCCGAAGAGGAAGAGGAAACGGTCATTCAAACCGTCAACCGTTACTTGGATGAAGGCAAATCTTTGTCGTCCGCCATAGCGGCATTGGAAAAACAGTTGTCCCGTACACAAGGAGCCATCTATCAACGGATTTATACCTTGCGCAGAAAATATCCGGACCGTTTCAACCGCTTGCCGGAACAACGTCCGCGTAGGCGACGTCGTCTGCAGGACTGGCAAATCCAACGCCCGGAGATCCGTTCGTTGGACGGTACATACTCCAAACAGCAGATAGAGGATATCCGGCAGGAGATCGCCGCTTCCCATGAACAAGAGAATCCCGTCAAGGTCGAGACGAATGAGTTCTCATCCCCCCGTTATGAGCCTTCTTCTGAAGAGAAAATGATTTTAAAAGCTTTTGAAAAGAAATTCGGAAAACCCAACGCAACCACTCGTGACAAGCTGTTGCATTTGATGCGCAAGTTCGGTTGTACCCGCGTTTCCATCGCCTTGTTCACGATTACCGAGGACAAAGCGTTTCCGGCTGTGGTTGTGGATTTTTTGGAGCAAAATCTGGGAAAAAATCACACGATGTAAAGCGGGCCAATCATTTGACAAAGCGTTTTCTCTTGGATTTATGCAAAAAAAGGGCGCGTTTTCCCGCCATGAGTCCATCTATCATACTGATGGACTGGGCGGAAAAACGCGCCCTTCCTTCAATTTTTTTGCTTCACTCGAACCGGGATGCTGGCACATAACACGGTTGTTCGATCTCCTCCCCTGGATTGGGGTCGCACTTCCACTTGACCGACCACATCGAAACCGAAATCATCACACAGCTCGATCAGGCGGATCCGAAATTGTTTCAATTTGGCCTCGTCGATTTCCGACCGTTGATAGCTCAAAACGAGAGACAAACGATCATCCGCCGTGGGTGCGGTGGGCTGATCCTTGTCCCTGCTGAACATATTGAGAAACGCCACGGACTTCACCTCAATTTAACGCACTCGCGATATGAAACAACCGTTTGATTCGAGAGATCAACCCACTTTCCTCCAACTCCAAAAACGGGACTTCTTCTCCGTTGATTCTGCGGGCAATATTGGAAAATGCCTTGCCCGCCAACGACTTCTGATCCAAAATGACAGGTTCACCCGTGTTGGATGAACGAATGATGCGTTTGTCCTCAGGCACAATACCCAACAGATTGATGGCCAGATGGTTTTGGACCCGTTCCACACTCAACATGTCACCGTCACGCACCATCCCGGGCTGCACTCGGTTGACGATCAAATCGATCTGTTTGAGATCCGCCGCTTCCAACAGACCGATGACACGGTCAGAATCACGTACTGACGGAATTTCGGGGTTGACCACCAAGATGGCACGGTCAGCAGCAGCGATGGCATTCCGAAAACCGCCTTCGATTCCTGCAGGTGAGTCGATCAAGATGTAATCAAACTCGTTTCGCAGTTCATCCACCACTTGTTTAATCTGTGCCGGTGTAACCTCTTCTTTGTAGCGCGTTTGCGCCGCAGGCAACAGGGCTAAATCTGGATATTCCTTGTGGCGAACCAATGCTTGCCGCAGTTTACCCGTACCTTCGATCACGTCTACCAAATCATATACGATGCGATTTTCCAACCCCAGCATCAAATCCAGCTTTCGAAGACCGATATCAGTGTCTACCAGACATACCTTTTTACCGAGTTGTGCCAATCCCAGGCCGACCGAAGCGACGGTCGTCGACTTTCCCACACCGCCTTTACCACTCGTAATGGTAATCGCGACAGATTCGTGCTTCATTACTCGTTACCCCTTTCCCCAACCCTCTGTCTCGATTCGACTCATCCCGCCTCCAGTCGGGTGCTCTTACACCCATGCGGGGAATCTGCTTCGGAAAGCTAGGGGTTGTGTCATCCAAACCCTCTTTGCGGCTAACTCCGCAAAGATGTGCACCGATTATGTACACGCGGGTAACGAGACCCGAGATCATACGGCGATCACCCAAGCCTGAAAACAACAAGAATCCTGCTGTTATGACACACCCCTAAAGATTACCTATTATTGTATCAAACATAGCATAGTGACAAAAGACAAATTTTACCTTAAAAACAGGTCCTCCCTCCGCATTTCCGGGACAGGTGTCGAAACGTGTATCATACCCACTTTTTTCTTTTCAAAGAAAGTTTTTCGTCACGCACCAGCCCGTGTCCTGCCAAACCGCCATTCTTTCTCAACTAGACTGGAAAAAAACTTCTCCGCATGTGTCGCATCGTGTCGCCTGCGGGTTGATTTGGATACCGCATCCTGGACAAACCACGATTTCTTCAAAACCTGTAGATAGTTGCGTTTGGGAATGAACGGCAGCTGTAGCGTGAGAATCAGTATTGCTGTTGGGACCGGTTTGAGGCTTGGAATGAGCGGTGTCGCCAGCTGATGACAGATCCAAGTTGATTTTTGGCAGGGTATACTCTCGAAAATCCATTTCTCTCCCGGTGCGTTGAGACTCGGAAGTCACACGGGATGTTGGTTGTTCGACTCTGGGTGAATCCGGTTCGGGAGTGTGTGCGCGGTTATGTACGGGTCGCTCTGAAGAAACATATTCTTGAACCGAGAATGTCTTTCCGCAACTCGGACATGTGTCCAAACTCTTGTCGATTACCGTTTGGCAAGCCGGACACGCCCGTTTCCCTTTCACGTCCAACAATTCTTGTTCCAAAATCTCCACCTGCTGTTTGAGGTCCCGTATCGCATCCAACAATTCACGTATGTGCGCATTTAACA
This window contains:
- the minD gene encoding septum site-determining protein MinD translates to MKHESVAITITSGKGGVGKSTTVASVGLGLAQLGKKVCLVDTDIGLRKLDLMLGLENRIVYDLVDVIEGTGKLRQALVRHKEYPDLALLPAAQTRYKEEVTPAQIKQVVDELRNEFDYILIDSPAGIEGGFRNAIAAADRAILVVNPEIPSVRDSDRVIGLLEAADLKQIDLIVNRVQPGMVRDGDMLSVERVQNHLAINLLGIVPEDKRIIRSSNTGEPVILDQKSLAGKAFSNIARRINGEEVPFLELEESGLISRIKRLFHIASALN
- a CDS encoding cell division topological specificity factor MinE, encoding MAFLNMFSRDKDQPTAPTADDRLSLVLSYQRSEIDEAKLKQFRIRLIELCDDFGFDVVGQVEVRPQSRGGDRTTVLCASIPVRVKQKN